Genomic segment of Bacteroides intestinalis DSM 17393:
ACGAAATCAAAAACCGCCTGCAACGTGGTAAAGAGATTGCCGAACAGATCAACATCCTGGGTGATGACGGTGTTCCTGTAGAATATCATGTAACATTCTGGAAGTCAGAGTTGATTGACTTCGTAATCCTGCAACAGGATGCTTTCGACGAAATTGATGCTGTAACACCGATGGAACGTCAGGAGGATATCCTGAATATGATCATTGACATCTGTCATACGGAATTTGAATTCGATAACTTTAATGAGGTAATGGATTACTTCAAGAAGATGATTAATGTTTGTAAGCAGATGAACTATTCGAAGTTCAAGTCTGAAGAATATGAAGGATTCCGTAAACAGTTGCAGGAACTGATTGAAGAACGTAAAGCATAAAAAAGAATAAGATGGCAACAAAAGCATTTCAAAAAATATATACCAAGGTCACTCAGATTACGAAAGCTACCTGCTCGCTGAAAGCAACAGGGGTAGGGTATGACGAGTTGGCTACCGTAAACGGCAAGCTCGCCCAGGTGGTGAAGATTGCCGGTGACGATGTGACTCTGCAGGTATTCGAGGGTACGGAAGGTATCCCCACCAATGCGGAGATAGTATTCCTGGGCAAGTCGCCTACGCTGAAAGTGAGCGAACAGCTTGCAGGGCGTTTCTTCAACGCTTTCGGTGATCCGATTGACGGAGGTCCGTCCATCGAAGGCCAGGAAGTGGAGATCGGTGGCCCGTCTGTGAACCCGGTACGTCGTAAACAACCGTCGGAACTGATTGCAACAGGTATTGCAGGTATCGACTTGAACAATACGCTGGTATCCGGACAGAAAATTCCATTCTTTGCGGACCCCGACCAGCCGTTTAACCAGGTAATGGCGAATGTAGCACTTCGTGCCGAGACAGATAAGATTATTCTGGGTGGTATGGGTATGACGAATGATGACTACCTGTACTTTAAGAATGTGTTCTCCAATGCCGGTGCGCTCGACCGTATCGTCAGCTTCATGAATACAACGGAGAATCCTCCGGTAGAACGTTTGCTGATTCCGGACATGGCATTGACGGCGGCAGAATATTTCGCTGTGAACAATGATGAAAAGGTACTGGTGCTGTTGACCGATATGACTTCTTATGCCGATGCCTTGGCTATCGTATCCAACCGTATGGACCAGATTCCTTCTAAGGACTCTATGCCGGGTTCTCTTTATTCGGATTTGGCTAAGATCTATGAGAAGGCTGTGCAGTTCCCGAGTGGCGGTTCCATTACCATTATCGCGGTAACTACATTGTCCGGTGGCGACATTACGCATGCTGTGCCTGATAATACGGGTTACATTACGGAAGGTCAGTTATTCCTGCGTCGTGATACGGATATCGGTAAGGTTATCGTTGACCCATTCCGTTCACTGTCCCGTCTGAAACAGCTCGTTACAGGTAAGAAGACCCGTAAGGATCATCCGCAGGTGATGAATGCTGCTGTACGTCTGTACGCCGATGCTGCCAATGCCAAGACGAAGTTGGAGAACGGTTTCGACCTGACGAACTATGACGAACGTACCCTTGCATTTGCCAAGGATTACTCCAACCAACTGCTGGCTATTGATGTGAACCTCGATACGACAGAAATGCTCGATGTGGCCTGGAGCCTGTTCGGCAAGTATTTCCGTCCGGAAGAAGTGAATATCAAGAAAGAATTGGTTGACGAGTTCTGGCCAAAAGCAAATAACTAATCACTAACAACTAATCACTAATAAAGTGGCTATAAAGTTTCAATATAATAAAACTTCCCTCCAGCAGTTGGAAAAGCAACTGAAAGTGCGGGTACGTACACTCCCTATTATTAAGAATAAGGAGAGCGCACTACGCATGGAAGTGAAGCGCTGCAAATCAGAAGCTGCCGCGCTGGATGAGAAGTTGGAACGGGAAATCCAGGCCTATGAAGCGATGTTCGCCCTTTGGAATGAGTTTGATTCCTCATTGATAAAGGTGAGCGATGTACATCTCGGCGTGAAAAAGATTGCTGGTGTACGGGTGCCGCTGCTCGAAAACGTTGATTTCGAAATACGCCCCTACAGCCTGTTCAATGCTCCCAAATGGTATGCCGACGGCATACATTTGCTCAAGGTGTTGGCACAGACGGCTATCGAGCGGGAGTTTATCGTCGCCAAACTGGGCTTGCTGGAACATGCGCGTAAGAAGACTACCCAAAAGGTAAACCTCTTTGAGAAAGTGCAGATTCCAGGCTATCAGGATGCTCTGCGAAAGATCAAGCGCTTCATGGAAGACGAGGAGAACCTCTCTAAGTCATCGCAGAAAATCATGAAATCCCATCAAGAGAGTAGGAAGGAGGCAGAAGCATGATTACAAAAATGAAGAAGCTCACGTTCCTTGTATATCATAAGGAGTACGAAGCATTTCTGAACGGAGTGCGCGAACTTGGAGTAGTGCACGTAGCCGAAAAGCAGCAGGGCGTAGCTGATAACGCAGAATTACAGGATAGCATCCGGCTTTCCTCACGTCTGCAAGCGACACTGAAAATGCTGCATGGCTTGAGCGAAGCGAAGGAACCTACACCTGCTTCTGCTGCCCGTGGACTGGAAGTTCTGGACGAAGTAGATGTGCTGCAAAGTGAAAAGGCGAAGCTGCAACAACAGTTGCAGAACTATCAGAAGGAGAGAGCCGCCCTGGAACCATGGGGTGATTTTGAGCCCGAAAGCCTTAGTAAACTGCACGATGCCGGTTTCACGGTGAACTTCTACAGTTGTTCGGAGGGTAGCTATGACGAGACTTGGGAAGAGATTTATAATGCGATGATTATCAATCGTGTATCCTCACGTATCTATTTCATTACTATAACTAAAAATGTAGTGGAAGTGGATTTGGATGCAGAACAGATAAAGTTGCCTTCTTACTCGTTGACCCGTATGCAGATACTTTGCCAGGAGACTGAACAGGCTTTGGCAGACAATGACCAGAAGTTGACGGTACTTGCCGGAAAAGAACAACCTTCATTGCAGGCTGCACTGAAAGAGGTGAACACTGAAATAGAGTTCTCCAAAGTTATGCTGAATACGGAGGCTACGGCAGGAGAGAAATTGATGTTACTACAAGGTTGGGCACCGGCTTCCAAAGAAAAGGAAATCGCTGCATGGCTGGATGAACAGCATATTTATTATGAAATAACGAATCCGACACCGGAAGATAATGTACCTATTCAGTTGAACAACAAAGGTTTCTTTGCATGGTTTGAACCGATATGCAGGCTCTATATGCTTCCGAAATACAGTGAGTTGGACTTGACACCGTTTTTTGCACCGTTCTTTATGGTGTTCTTCGGACTGTGTCTGGGTGACTCCGGTTACGGGTTGTTCCTGTTCCTTGCTGCTACGTTGTACCGTATGTTTGCCAAGAACATCAGTGCTACGATGAAGCCGATTCTTTCATTGGTGCAGATATTGGCTGCCTCTACATTCTTCTGTGGAATGCTGACAGGTACGTTCTTCGGGGTAAGTCTCTATGACATCAATATACCTTTCCTACAGTATATGAAGGAGCATTTGTTCATGGACAACAATGCCATGTTCCAGCTCTCATTGATATTGGGTGTGATACAGATTCTCTTCGGTATGATACTGAAAGCTGTGAATCAGGCGATACAGTTTGGCTTCAAGTATGCCGTGGCTACGATTGGTTGGATCATACTGCTGGTATCCTGCGGAGTAGGAGCCTTATTGCCCGAAATCATGCCGCTGGGCGGAACGGTACATCTGTGTATCCTCGGTGTGGCTGCTGCCATGATATTCCTCTTCAATAGTCCCGGTAAGAACGTGTTCCTGAACATCGGGCTGGGATTGTGGGATTCTTACAATATGGCTACAGGCTTACTTGGCGACGTGCTTTCGTACGTTCGTTTGTTTGCCCTCGGTCTGTCGGGAGGTATCCTTGCAGGAGTATTCAATAGTCTGGCTGTGGGTATGAGCCCCGACAATGTGATTGCCGGACCGATTGTGATGGTGCTGATATTCGTTATCGGACATGCGATCAATATGTTTATGAATGTACTGGGTGCGATGGTTCACCCTATGCGTCTGACCTTTGTGGAGTTTTTCAAGAATTCCGGTTACGAAGGTGGCGGAAAAGAATATAAGCCATTCAAAAAATAACAATTATAGAATTAAAAATTAAAACAATAAAAACGTAAGATTATGGAAATGAATTTATTGATTGCCTACATCGGCATCGCAGTAATGATTGGTTTGTCTGGCATCGGTAGTGCCTATGGAGTGACGATTGCCGGTAACGCAGCTATCGGCGCTTTAAAGAAGAACGACGGTGCATTCGGTAACTTCCTCGTATTGACCGCACTTCCCGGTACACAGGGTTTGTATGGTTTTGCCGGTTACTTTATGTTCCAGACTATTTTCGGTATCCTTACTCCTGAAATGACAGGTATCCAGGCTGCCGCTATCCTCGGTGCAGGTATCGCATTGGGATTGGTTGCTTTGTTCTCAGCTATCCGCCAGGGACAGGTTTGTGCGAATGGTATTGCAGCTATCGGACAAGGTCACGATGTATTCAGCAACACGCTGATCCTCGCTGTATTCCCGGAACTTTACGCTATTGTTGCTTTGGCTGCAACATTCTTGATCGGTAGCGCATTGGTTGCATAAGAATCTATTTCTGAATAATTTGCTGACCCGGGGTTGCCTTTTTGATGTCAACTCCGGGTTAATTGTTTCCGGATGCCACACTTGAATAAGGTAAATGTCACACCTCGGCAAGTGAAATGCCACACTTTGTATGTCGCGAAGTGTGGCATTTACCTTATTCAAGTGTGGCATTTGAAACGATAGTCAGTCCATCTAACTATTTTTCGCAAACGATTGTTTATGCATATTTCATTAGTTTTTTCGATTAATAGGCTATTTTTCAAAGAATAATGTGTAATTTTGCAGCCGGTATTAAGTAATAGAGATTAAAAGTAATATGACTAAAGAGCTGTTAACCCCCGACTACATCTTCGAGTCAAGCTGGGAAGTATGTAACAAGGTTGGAGGTATCTATACGGTTTTGTCCACGCGAGCAAATACCTTGCAGGCAAGATTTCATGATAGATTGTTTTTCATAGGACCTGATTTTTGGCAGGGGAAAGAGAACCCTTTGTTTATCGAGTCCGATAACCTTTGTGCAGCATGGAAAAAGCATGCATTTACAAAAGATAACCTTTCCGTCCGCATAGGGCGCTGGAACATTCCGGGCAATCCGATCGTTATATTGGTTGATTTCCAACCGTTTTTCGCGCAGAAGAATGAAATTTATACAGAGATGTGGAACCACTATCAGGTGGATTCGCTACATGCATACGGTGATTATGATGAAGCATCTATGTTTTCGTATGCTGCCGGAAAGGTGGTAGAGAGTTTCTATCGCTATAACCTGACGGAAACGGATAAGGTGGTTTATCAGGCTCATGAGTGGATGACCGGTATGGGGGCCCTCTACCTGCAGATTGCCGTTCCTGAAATCGCAACGATCTTTACCACGCATGCCACGTCTATCGGACGTTCCATTGCGGGTAACAATAAACCTCTGTACGACTATCTCTTTGCCTATAACGGCGATCAGATGGCGGGAGAGCTCAACATGCAGTCCAAACACTCCATTGAAAAACAAACTGCACATTATGTAGACTGTTTTACGACTGTGAGCGAAATCACGAATAATGAGTGTAAGGAATTGCTCGATAAGCCTGCCGACGTAGTGCTTATGAACGGTTTCGAGGATGATTTTGTGCCGAAGGGTGCTACATTTACCGGAAAGCGTAAACGTGCGAGATCTACTATGTTGCGCGTTGCCAATTGCTTGATGGGTACGGATATGGGAGATGATACATTGATTATCGGTACCAGTGGCCGTTATGAATTCAAGAACAAGGGCATTGATGTCTTCCTTGAATCGCTGAACCGGCTGAACCGCGATAAGAACCTGAAGAAGAATGTATTGGCTTTCATCAACGTGCCAGGTTGGGTAGGCGATGCCCGTGAAGACTTGCAACAACGTCTTAAGAGCAAGGAGAAATTCACTACTCCGCTGGAAGTACCTTTGATTACCCACTGGCTGCATAACATGACGCACGATCAGGTGCTGGATATGTTGAAGTACATGGGCATGAGTAATCATCCTGAGGATAAGGTGAAGATTATTTTTGTTCCCTGCTATCTTGATGGAAAAGATGGCATTATAAACAAGCAATATTATGATTTGATACTGGGAGAAGACCTCAGTGTCTACCCTTCATATTATGAACCTTGGGGATATACCCCGTTGGAAAGTGTTGCTTTCCATGTTCCGACCATCACGACCGATCTGGCTGGATTCGGACTTTGGGTAAACAGCCTGAAAAATCAGCATGGCATCGATGATGGAGTAGAGGTACTTCACCGTTCGGATTATAACTATTCCGAAGTGGCTGATGGCATCAAGGACACCATTTCCGCATTCTCAGGAAAGACGGATGCAGAAGTGAAAAACATTCGCAAGCGTGCTGCCCAAGTGGCTGAGCAGGCTTTGTGGAAGCATTTTATCGAATATTATTATGAGGCCTACGATTTCGCCCTTCGTCGTGCGATGGAGCGTCAGCTGGGTTAAATAGAAATAGAATATTAATCAATCAAGTTATCATACAATGAAGATTAAAGTTAGTAATGTAAACACTCCGAACTGGAAAGATGTGAATGTGAGATCTCATATTCCTGCTGAGTTGGAGAAATTGTCTGAACTGGCACACAACATTTGGTGGTCTTGGAACTACGAAGCTACTGAACTGTTTAGAGATCTTGACCCCGCTCTGTGGAAAGAAGTTGGTCATAACCCTGTACTCTTGTTAGAAAGAATGAGTTATGCTAAGCTCGAAGCACTTGCAAACGACAAAGTTATTCTGAAAAGAATGAATGATGTGTATTCTAAGTTTAGAGCATATATGGATGTAGAATCTGATAAAAAACGTCCTTCCATTGCTTATTTCAGCATGGAGTACGGTTTGAACCAGGTACTTAAGATATATTCAGGTGGTTTGGGCGTTCTTGCCGGCGACTACCTGAAAGAGGCTTCTGATAGCAATGTAGACCTTTGCGCAGTCGGTTTTCTGTATCGTTACGGTTACTTTACACAGACTCTCTCTATGGATGGTCAGCAGATTGCCAACTACGAAGCTCAGAACTTCGGTCAGTTGCCTATCGAGCGCGTGATGGATGAGAATGGTAATCAGGTGATTGTGGATGTTCCTTATTTGGATTATTTCGTTCATGCGTTTGTATGGCGTGTGAATGTAGGACGTATCTCTCTCTATCTGCTGGATACGGACAATGAAATGAATAGTGAATTCGACCGTCCTATCACTCACCAGCTTTATGGCGGTGACTGGGAAAACCGTCTGAAACAAGAAATTCTGCTCGGTATCGGTGGCATCTTGACACTGAAGAAGCTGGGTATTAAGAAAGATGTTTATCATTGCAACGAAGGACACGCAGCATTGATCAATGTTCAGCGTATCTGTGACTATGTAGCCGAAGGTTTGTCTTACGATCAAGCTATCGAACTGGTGCGTGCATCTTCTCTGTATACTGTACATACTCCGGTTCCTGCCGGTCACGACTACTTTGACGAAGGTCTTTTCGGCAAATATATGGGCGGTTATCCTGCCAAGATGGGTATCAGTTGGGATGACCTGATGGATCTCGGTCGTAATAATCCGGGTGATAAAGGCGAGCGTTTCTGTATGTCAGTTTTCGCTTGCAACACTTCACAGGAAGTGAACGGCGTAAGCTGGTTGCACGGAAAAGTTTCTCAGGAGATGTTCTCTTCTATCTGGAAAGGCTATTTCCCCGAAGAAATGCATGTGGGGTATGTTACCAACGGTGTACACTTCCCGACATGGAGCGCTACTGAATGGAAGCATCTCTATGCTGCTAATTTTGACGAGAACTTCTTGAATGATCAGTCTAACCCGAAAATTTGGGAAGCTATCTACAATGTGCCCGATGAAAAAATCTGGGAAACACGTATGGCTTTGAAGAACAAGTTGATCGACTATGTTCGTAAGCAATACCGTGAAACCTGGTTGAAGAATCAGGGTGATCCTTCACGTATCGTTTCGTTGATGGATAAGATCAACCCGAATGCATTGCTGATCGGTTTCGGTCGCCGTTTTGCTACTTACAAACGTGCTCACTTGCTGTTCACTGACCTTGACCGTCTGGCTAAGATTGTGAACAACCCTGACTATCCGGTACAGTTCCTGTTCACCGGTAAGGCTCACCCGCATGACGGAGCCGGTCAAGGTCTGATCAAGAGAATTATCGAAATCTCCCGTCGTCCGGAATTCCTGGGTAAGATTATTTTCCTGGAAAACTATGATATGCAGCTGGCTCGCCGTCTGGTATCCGGTGTGGATATCTGGTTGAATACTCCGACTCGTCCGCTCGAAGCATCCGGTACTTCCGGTGAGAAAGCGTTGATGAACGGTGTTGTAAATTTCTCCGTACTCGACGGTTGGTGGTTGGAAGGCTACCGCGAAGGTGCAGGTTGGGCGTTGACAGAAAAGCGTACTTACCAGAACCAGGATCATCAGGATCAGCTCGATGCAGCTACTATCTACAGCATCCTTGAAACTGAGATCCTGCCGTTGTACTATGCACGCAACAAGAAAGGATACTCTGAAGGTTGGGTGAAGACTATCAAGAATTCTATTGCACAGATTGCACCTCACTATACAATGAAGCGTCAGTTGGACGACTATTATAGCAAGTTCTACAATAAGTTGGCTAAACGTTTCAGCGCACTGTCTGCTAATGACAATGCCAAAGCTAAGGAAATTGCTGCTTGGAAAGAAGAAGTGGTTTCTAAGTGGGACAGCATCGAGGTCGTATCTTATGACAAGTGTGAAGAATTGCTGCAGGCTACCATCGAAAGCGGTAAGGAATATACCATTACTTACGTTATTGATGAGAAGGGCTTGAACGATGCAATCGGTCTGGAACTGGTAACTACTTACACTGCCGGTGACGGTAAACAACACGTTTACTCTGTTGAGCCGTTCAGCGTAGTGAAGAAAGAGGGTAACCTCTATACCTTCCAGGTAAAACATAAATTAGAGAACGCAGGTAGCTTCAAGGTATCCTACCGTATGTTCCCGAAAAACTCTGATCTGCCTCACCGTCAGGATTTCTGTTACGTTCGCTGGTTCGTGTAAGAGTTTAATATACCAACATACTGAAGCTGCTTGCGGGAGGTTGTCAAACCTCTTGCAAGCAGCTTTTGTTTTGTGTAGTCTCCGAGGGATATGCACAGAGCGGGGAAATTCTCCTGTTGAACAAGTTCCGATAGATACGTGTTTTACTTATACGACTAATAAAATAAAAATTCGTATGAAGAAAATTGTATTGCTCCGCCACGGTGAGAGCGCATGGAATAAAGAGAATCGTTTCACAGGTTGGACCGATGTGGATTTAACAGAAAAAGGTATTGCCGAAGCTAAGAAGGCAGGAGAGTTATTGGTAGATAATGACTTCCTGTTTGATAAGGCCTATACTTCCTACCTGAAACGTGCAGTAAAGACGTTGGATGTGGTGCTGGACCGTATGGATCAGGACTGGATACCGGTAGAAAAATCTTGGCGTCTGAACGAGAAGCACTACGGGCAGCTCCAAGGGCTGAATAAGGCGGAGACTGCTGAAAAATATGGTGAAGAACAGGTGTTAGTCTGGCGTCGCAGCTACGATGTAGCTCCACATGCATTGGCTGAAGATGATCCCCGTAATCCACGTTTTGAGGTTCGATACAATGAAGTGCCCGATGCCGAATTGCCTCGTACAGAGTCGCTGAAAGATACAATAGAACGCATTATGCCTTATTGGAAATGTGTGATTTTCCCGAATCTGAAGACTGCAGATGAACTACTTGTAGTAGCGCACGGCAACAGTTTGCGAGGAATTATCAAACACCTGAAAGGTATCTCCGATGAAGATATTGTAAAGCTGAATCTGCCGACTGCTGTGCCTTATGTATTCGAATTCGATGACGACCTGAATTTGACGAAGGATTATTTTCTGGGAGATCCGGAGGAGATAAAGAAGTTGATGGAAGCGGTGGCGAACCAAGGAAAGAAATGATTGAAGATAAAAAGAGGAATGATGAACGCCCTTCATCATTCCTCTTTTTATTATCCTGCCAGCTCGTGAAATATCGTAATACTCAGAAATATTCCGATTGCTAAGCAAAGTGCTATTAATATCCAGTTGGTATATTTGGCACTTGGTTTTGTTTCCTTATGCAGATTCTGGTCGAAGTAGTTCTTGAAGAAGAGATAGATGGCAGGTACGGTTGCACTGGCCAATAATAAATCTTCCGGAATTTTGTAGACGTAAACCTTGGAGAAAGCAATGAGTGCCCAGTGACAAAGGAAAAGGATCACCAATAGATTGACCTTACGGGAAAACGCCAACAACAATCCGATAGTGAATACGGCTACGGAACAGGGCATGACACAGGTAGTCATCATCGGGAATTCCATGCCCCGTGCCCATGAGAGGAGAGGGTAAAGGAACGGCATGGCATACAATATGTAAGTCAGCTTGTCATATTTGTGGTAACGCTCAAACGGAGTATAGTTCGTAATGAGATCCCATAGCCAGATAAGTGCGATTATGCCCCAGAATATGGCAAGTATATAATTGTAATTCCGGTCACCACAATAAATCATGTAGTAGACGATAGAAATCCAGCTATTTAAAAACACCATATATCCCTTCATCAGCCGCTTGACTAGTAGTGTCGGTTTCTGATAGAGAAGTATGGTCAGCAAGATGCCTACAACGGTTATAACGATCTGGGCTATCCAGGTTCCTTCATTATATTGTGCGATTGTTTTCCAAAAAACTTCCATACGCAATCTTTTAATTTTTAATTTTCAACTTTTATTTTTTCTCGTGTCTTGTCATGGAGAAGGCCCGTTTGATGAACAGGAACAACGGTATAGTAGCGCCCACTGCCAACATGAAGATAACACTACAGGTAATGATTGAATTCGTAAATAAGTCAATCAGATACTTTTCCTGTAATTCGGGCACTTTCAGGTTCTGCATGAACATGATGAGCGAGAATACTATTTTGTAGGCATACATACCCGGAATCATTGGCAACAGTGCAGGGATATATAGCACAGTCATAGGGCAATAGATGCGTTTTCCCAGAACCAAACTTCCCATACCGATACTGAAAGAAGCACATAGGGACGCAGTAGCAATATCCACTCCCAGATACGTCATCAGGCAGAAGCGCAGGGCATGACCGATGGCGGCAAGCAAAGCAATGGAAGGGAAAGCACGCAAAGGAGGATCTGAAATCGCTCCGAAACCGATAGCGGCGACAGCGGCGAATATGCCGTCTGTAAGTATATCAACAAGCATCATAATAAACTATTTCTAATTAACATAAGAGTACAGGAAAGTCCTACAGAAATACATAGTACCAGCAATAAAGCCTGAATAAGGCGGGTGCATCCGGTGAGTACGTGCCCTTCTACAATGTCGATAACACCATTCAGCAGAGGTACTCCGGGTACCAGGTAAAGAACGCTTGTAGCGATGGCAATTTCGGCGGTGGTTTCCAGTGTCAAAGCTGAAGAAGCAACCATGGAAGCGATGAATGCAGAGACTATGAAAACAAGGTAATGGTTGATTTTCTTTTTCTGCATAATTTGTTTGACGTAGAAACCTATGAGAGTGGCAGAGAATACAATGAGACGTGCAGTCCAGTCGCCACCGAACAAGGCGCAGAATGATGCATTGGCAAATCCCACCAGGAACAGTGTGCAAAGTGGGTCCATTTTGGGGCGTGCAATGATTTTCTCGTATTTTTCCCACAGGGTGTCGAGAGGCAGATGATTGTCATAAGCTTCCCAGCTGAGTGCACTCAGTTCGGCATTCAGCTCAAAACTGATGGGAAAAGCGGGGATGATGGCTACTTCATTATAAACTTCAGTGCTGTCGATGTCGCATACGCTTACTACCATAGTCTTTTGAAAAAGGCTCATTTTCACGTCTACATCCAGTGACTTTCCGATGCGGCGAGTGTTTCGTATCACGCGCGAGGTGTGTACACCGGAACCCATAAGACGATTGGCATACTCCAGTAAAAACCGGGTAATTTCTTTTAATTCGTTTGGCGAATTCATATTATAAAAATGTTATCCTACTATTATACCTATTCTTGAAAAGCGCCGCAAAGGTACGGCTTTTTGAGAAAACAAAAAAGTGATACAAGGTATAATTACGGGAATTTTTGAGAAGGTGGGCAGGGAAGGAGATGCATCAGAAGCATCTCCTTATGTTTGCTGAATATTAAGCGATACGAGGGACAGGGTTATAGTTGTAGGCCACTACCTCTTCTGTCCGCAGTGAAGCCTGTACGTCGATCAGGCGTTGGTTTTTACTTCCGCGGAAGCACAGGCTTTCATCCCGCAGTTCTTGTTTGAATTTTCCATCCACCAGTACATCGATGTATTGCAATAGTTTGGCCTGTAGAGGATTGCGCAGCAGAGTTTCAAATGTATATCCGGTATAACACCATATATTTTTACCGCTTTTTTCCTTAATGGCGCATGCCAGTTTTGCAAATCCTTCCGGCTGGTACATCGGGTCTCCGCCACTGAATGTTACATCTGCAAAGTCGTCGGCAAGTACTTTTTCCAATATTTCGTCTGTTGACATCCAATGCCCCCGGTCGATATCCCAGGATTCAGGATTGTGACAGCCCGGGCATCTGTTCGGACATCCGGCAGCATAAATGGAGGTCCGGAAGCCCGGACCATCCACTGTGGTATCTTCTATAATATCAAGAATGGAAAGCATGATTCAATTAAAAATT
This window contains:
- a CDS encoding glycogen/starch synthase; translated protein: MTKELLTPDYIFESSWEVCNKVGGIYTVLSTRANTLQARFHDRLFFIGPDFWQGKENPLFIESDNLCAAWKKHAFTKDNLSVRIGRWNIPGNPIVILVDFQPFFAQKNEIYTEMWNHYQVDSLHAYGDYDEASMFSYAAGKVVESFYRYNLTETDKVVYQAHEWMTGMGALYLQIAVPEIATIFTTHATSIGRSIAGNNKPLYDYLFAYNGDQMAGELNMQSKHSIEKQTAHYVDCFTTVSEITNNECKELLDKPADVVLMNGFEDDFVPKGATFTGKRKRARSTMLRVANCLMGTDMGDDTLIIGTSGRYEFKNKGIDVFLESLNRLNRDKNLKKNVLAFINVPGWVGDAREDLQQRLKSKEKFTTPLEVPLITHWLHNMTHDQVLDMLKYMGMSNHPEDKVKIIFVPCYLDGKDGIINKQYYDLILGEDLSVYPSYYEPWGYTPLESVAFHVPTITTDLAGFGLWVNSLKNQHGIDDGVEVLHRSDYNYSEVADGIKDTISAFSGKTDAEVKNIRKRAAQVAEQALWKHFIEYYYEAYDFALRRAMERQLG
- a CDS encoding V-type ATP synthase subunit D; the protein is MAIKFQYNKTSLQQLEKQLKVRVRTLPIIKNKESALRMEVKRCKSEAAALDEKLEREIQAYEAMFALWNEFDSSLIKVSDVHLGVKKIAGVRVPLLENVDFEIRPYSLFNAPKWYADGIHLLKVLAQTAIEREFIVAKLGLLEHARKKTTQKVNLFEKVQIPGYQDALRKIKRFMEDEENLSKSSQKIMKSHQESRKEAEA
- a CDS encoding V-type ATP synthase subunit B, whose translation is MATKAFQKIYTKVTQITKATCSLKATGVGYDELATVNGKLAQVVKIAGDDVTLQVFEGTEGIPTNAEIVFLGKSPTLKVSEQLAGRFFNAFGDPIDGGPSIEGQEVEIGGPSVNPVRRKQPSELIATGIAGIDLNNTLVSGQKIPFFADPDQPFNQVMANVALRAETDKIILGGMGMTNDDYLYFKNVFSNAGALDRIVSFMNTTENPPVERLLIPDMALTAAEYFAVNNDEKVLVLLTDMTSYADALAIVSNRMDQIPSKDSMPGSLYSDLAKIYEKAVQFPSGGSITIIAVTTLSGGDITHAVPDNTGYITEGQLFLRRDTDIGKVIVDPFRSLSRLKQLVTGKKTRKDHPQVMNAAVRLYADAANAKTKLENGFDLTNYDERTLAFAKDYSNQLLAIDVNLDTTEMLDVAWSLFGKYFRPEEVNIKKELVDEFWPKANN
- a CDS encoding V-type ATP synthase subunit I; its protein translation is MITKMKKLTFLVYHKEYEAFLNGVRELGVVHVAEKQQGVADNAELQDSIRLSSRLQATLKMLHGLSEAKEPTPASAARGLEVLDEVDVLQSEKAKLQQQLQNYQKERAALEPWGDFEPESLSKLHDAGFTVNFYSCSEGSYDETWEEIYNAMIINRVSSRIYFITITKNVVEVDLDAEQIKLPSYSLTRMQILCQETEQALADNDQKLTVLAGKEQPSLQAALKEVNTEIEFSKVMLNTEATAGEKLMLLQGWAPASKEKEIAAWLDEQHIYYEITNPTPEDNVPIQLNNKGFFAWFEPICRLYMLPKYSELDLTPFFAPFFMVFFGLCLGDSGYGLFLFLAATLYRMFAKNISATMKPILSLVQILAASTFFCGMLTGTFFGVSLYDINIPFLQYMKEHLFMDNNAMFQLSLILGVIQILFGMILKAVNQAIQFGFKYAVATIGWIILLVSCGVGALLPEIMPLGGTVHLCILGVAAAMIFLFNSPGKNVFLNIGLGLWDSYNMATGLLGDVLSYVRLFALGLSGGILAGVFNSLAVGMSPDNVIAGPIVMVLIFVIGHAINMFMNVLGAMVHPMRLTFVEFFKNSGYEGGGKEYKPFKK
- a CDS encoding glycosyltransferase family 1 protein, whose translation is MKIKVSNVNTPNWKDVNVRSHIPAELEKLSELAHNIWWSWNYEATELFRDLDPALWKEVGHNPVLLLERMSYAKLEALANDKVILKRMNDVYSKFRAYMDVESDKKRPSIAYFSMEYGLNQVLKIYSGGLGVLAGDYLKEASDSNVDLCAVGFLYRYGYFTQTLSMDGQQIANYEAQNFGQLPIERVMDENGNQVIVDVPYLDYFVHAFVWRVNVGRISLYLLDTDNEMNSEFDRPITHQLYGGDWENRLKQEILLGIGGILTLKKLGIKKDVYHCNEGHAALINVQRICDYVAEGLSYDQAIELVRASSLYTVHTPVPAGHDYFDEGLFGKYMGGYPAKMGISWDDLMDLGRNNPGDKGERFCMSVFACNTSQEVNGVSWLHGKVSQEMFSSIWKGYFPEEMHVGYVTNGVHFPTWSATEWKHLYAANFDENFLNDQSNPKIWEAIYNVPDEKIWETRMALKNKLIDYVRKQYRETWLKNQGDPSRIVSLMDKINPNALLIGFGRRFATYKRAHLLFTDLDRLAKIVNNPDYPVQFLFTGKAHPHDGAGQGLIKRIIEISRRPEFLGKIIFLENYDMQLARRLVSGVDIWLNTPTRPLEASGTSGEKALMNGVVNFSVLDGWWLEGYREGAGWALTEKRTYQNQDHQDQLDAATIYSILETEILPLYYARNKKGYSEGWVKTIKNSIAQIAPHYTMKRQLDDYYSKFYNKLAKRFSALSANDNAKAKEIAAWKEEVVSKWDSIEVVSYDKCEELLQATIESGKEYTITYVIDEKGLNDAIGLELVTTYTAGDGKQHVYSVEPFSVVKKEGNLYTFQVKHKLENAGSFKVSYRMFPKNSDLPHRQDFCYVRWFV
- a CDS encoding V-type ATP synthase subunit K — translated: MEMNLLIAYIGIAVMIGLSGIGSAYGVTIAGNAAIGALKKNDGAFGNFLVLTALPGTQGLYGFAGYFMFQTIFGILTPEMTGIQAAAILGAGIALGLVALFSAIRQGQVCANGIAAIGQGHDVFSNTLILAVFPELYAIVALAATFLIGSALVA